In a single window of the Helicobacter felis ATCC 49179 genome:
- a CDS encoding methyl-accepting chemotaxis protein, with the protein MHRLRMSQKLYGGFGIVIILMVILSVVGVIRVHTINQTLTEITDYNAVKQRYTINMRGSVHDRAIAVRDVVIAQDKEMLGVQIALIRKLHGDYQEAKKLMETMFTHFPNHISDEERTLYATINGIEAIALPQINKLIDLKLAGNTNVATFLQQGLAQNIVRWLASINAFIDHEEKLNKRLTTKARNITRDFSYLMVSLTLIALVIGLGIAFAVVRDVGASLGSEPVFIKEIISTIAKGDLSNQIRTKFKNSALDAIQHMQASMVTIIQEIRQSSMDIYHKSTQASELSRISQENAAKQENMTAELITTMEHLQGSIEGVNTIIAQTEENSLQSVDLSQKGKEAVQNTAQGMALISQRASESAEQIHFLDKHAQNIGHSAELIQGIADQTNLLALNAAIEAARAGEHGRGFAVVADEIRKLAEHTSNATKEIDQVIKLIQDETRKSVSSIESMGSEIDKSQEYANQASCALEAIYNKAASSLEDAKSVVVHSKSQYQDIARIASEIDHIAHIAKEVVASMSSNSQEISTLKLTAQNLQKIVHNFRL; encoded by the coding sequence ATGCATAGATTGAGGATGTCCCAAAAGCTTTATGGGGGCTTTGGAATTGTCATCATTTTGATGGTGATCTTAAGTGTTGTGGGAGTGATTCGTGTGCATACCATTAACCAAACTCTTACAGAGATCACCGACTACAACGCGGTAAAACAACGCTATACCATCAATATGCGTGGCAGTGTGCACGATCGTGCTATTGCCGTGCGCGATGTGGTGATCGCGCAGGATAAAGAGATGTTAGGGGTGCAAATCGCCCTAATTCGCAAACTTCATGGGGATTACCAGGAAGCTAAGAAATTGATGGAGACAATGTTCACGCATTTTCCTAACCATATTAGTGATGAAGAGCGGACACTTTATGCGACCATCAATGGTATCGAAGCCATAGCTCTCCCTCAAATCAATAAACTTATTGACCTCAAACTTGCTGGCAACACCAATGTTGCAACCTTTTTACAACAAGGTTTAGCACAGAATATTGTAAGGTGGCTCGCCTCTATCAATGCTTTCATCGATCATGAAGAGAAGCTTAATAAACGCCTCACCACCAAAGCTAGGAACATCACTAGAGATTTTAGCTATTTGATGGTGAGTTTAACTCTCATTGCGCTTGTAATTGGCTTAGGAATCGCCTTTGCAGTGGTGCGCGATGTAGGAGCTTCTTTGGGGTCTGAACCTGTCTTTATTAAAGAAATCATTAGCACGATTGCTAAGGGCGATCTTTCTAATCAAATACGCACTAAGTTTAAAAACAGTGCTTTGGATGCGATCCAACACATGCAAGCGTCTATGGTAACTATTATTCAAGAAATCCGCCAATCTTCTATGGATATTTACCACAAATCTACCCAAGCCTCAGAACTATCTCGCATTTCTCAAGAAAATGCCGCCAAACAAGAAAACATGACAGCCGAGCTCATCACGACAATGGAGCATTTGCAGGGAAGTATTGAGGGTGTGAACACCATTATTGCTCAGACAGAGGAAAACTCTTTGCAGAGCGTGGATTTGAGTCAAAAAGGTAAAGAAGCTGTGCAAAATACGGCTCAAGGAATGGCACTCATTAGTCAACGGGCATCTGAGAGTGCGGAGCAGATTCACTTCTTAGACAAACATGCACAAAACATCGGTCATAGTGCTGAACTCATACAAGGTATCGCCGATCAAACTAATCTTTTGGCCTTGAATGCGGCCATCGAGGCGGCACGCGCAGGCGAGCATGGACGAGGCTTTGCAGTGGTGGCCGATGAAATTCGCAAATTGGCCGAGCACACTAGCAACGCAACCAAAGAGATCGATCAAGTGATCAAGCTCATTCAGGATGAAACACGAAAATCGGTCTCTAGCATAGAGAGCATGGGTTCTGAAATTGATAAAAGCCAAGAATACGCTAACCAAGCTTCTTGTGCCTTAGAGGCTATCTACAACAAAGCGGCCAGTTCTTTAGAGGATGCTAAAAGCGTTGTGGTGCACTCAAAAAGTCAGTATCAGGACATCGCCCGTATTGCTAGTGAGATCGATCACATCGCACACATTGCTAAAGAAGTGGTCGCTTCTATGAGCTCAAATAGCCAAGAAATCAGCACCCTTAAGCTCACGGCGCAAAACCTCCAAAAGATCGTGCATAATTTCAGACTCTAA
- the aroQ gene encoding type II 3-dehydroquinate dehydratase has product MKILVIQGPNLNMLGHRDPRLYGPITLDQIHENMETFAKQNNLELEFFQTNFEGEIIDRIQECVGSDFEGIIINPGAFSHTSIAIADAIMLADMPVIEVHLSNILAREEFRKTSYTGAVSAGVITGFGAFGYHVALIAMMQILAELKMIKENQAQAISQDQG; this is encoded by the coding sequence ATGAAAATTTTGGTCATTCAAGGGCCTAATTTGAACATGCTAGGGCATAGGGATCCTAGACTTTATGGACCTATTACCCTCGATCAAATCCATGAAAACATGGAAACCTTTGCCAAACAAAACAATCTCGAGTTAGAATTTTTTCAGACAAATTTTGAGGGCGAGATCATCGATCGCATTCAAGAATGCGTAGGGAGTGATTTTGAGGGTATTATCATTAATCCCGGGGCGTTTTCCCACACTTCTATCGCAATTGCCGATGCGATTATGCTTGCAGATATGCCTGTAATTGAAGTGCATTTGAGCAATATTCTTGCCCGCGAAGAGTTTAGGAAGACTAGCTATACGGGGGCTGTGAGCGCGGGCGTGATCACAGGTTTTGGGGCTTTTGGTTACCATGTGGCCTTAATTGCGATGATGCAGATTTTAGCCGAACTCAAAATGATTAAAGAAAATCAGGCCCAAGCTATTTCTCAAGATCAGGGCTAA
- a CDS encoding aminopeptidase P family protein — METHFTTDENAQYFECGYSCDHGIFLQLEDRAFFITDARYTVEARQNVRAEVEVLESSDLWASVLALARKTSQLYFDKNQISVQVYERLVAGLPETKLVGVADYHRKKRLVKSEEEIALLKRAQQLNVNAFDDFAKYLVGAEGQSERYLQFKSKEFLTRLGELDLSFKPIVAINANAAKPHALPSPSVHLKHGDLFLADMGIKYKRYCADRTRTAFFADTGFNFSKDQHFKDKELQKIYDVVRKAQETTIERLRAGMTGKQIDAIARGVITESGYGEFFSHSTGHGIGLDIHELPFISARSETVIEDGMVFSIEPGIYIPGKYGVRIEDLVVVQNSKATVL, encoded by the coding sequence GTGGAAACACACTTCACCACAGACGAAAACGCTCAATATTTTGAGTGTGGTTACAGTTGCGATCACGGTATCTTTTTGCAATTAGAAGATCGGGCGTTTTTTATCACCGATGCCCGTTACACCGTGGAGGCGCGCCAGAATGTGCGTGCGGAGGTGGAGGTGTTAGAGTCCTCTGATTTATGGGCAAGCGTGCTCGCCCTAGCGCGCAAGACTTCACAACTTTATTTTGATAAAAATCAAATTAGCGTGCAAGTGTATGAACGGCTTGTAGCAGGCTTGCCAGAAACAAAATTGGTAGGCGTAGCAGACTATCATAGAAAAAAACGCCTAGTTAAAAGTGAGGAGGAGATCGCTTTGCTCAAGCGTGCCCAACAACTTAATGTGAACGCTTTTGATGATTTTGCTAAATACCTTGTTGGCGCAGAGGGACAGAGCGAACGCTATTTGCAATTCAAGAGCAAGGAATTTTTGACGCGACTTGGGGAGTTGGATTTAAGCTTTAAGCCTATTGTGGCGATCAATGCTAATGCGGCTAAACCGCACGCTCTGCCTAGTCCAAGTGTGCATCTCAAACACGGGGATTTGTTCTTGGCTGATATGGGGATTAAATATAAGCGTTATTGCGCCGATCGCACCCGCACAGCCTTTTTTGCAGATACGGGTTTTAATTTTAGCAAAGATCAGCACTTTAAAGACAAAGAGTTGCAAAAAATTTATGATGTCGTGCGCAAGGCTCAGGAGACCACTATTGAGCGTCTTAGAGCTGGTATGACTGGCAAGCAAATTGATGCGATCGCACGGGGAGTGATTACTGAGAGTGGCTATGGAGAATTTTTTTCTCACAGCACTGGACATGGCATTGGGTTAGATATCCATGAACTGCCCTTTATTTCTGCGCGCAGTGAAACAGTGATTGAGGATGGCATGGTGTTTTCTATTGAACCGGGGATTTATATTCCGGGCAAGTATGGAGTGCGCATCGAAGACC